AAAATCAGCCTGAGTCAGGTTACTTACTTGGTCTTGGATGAGGCGGACAGAATGTTGGACATGGGATTTGAACCTCAGATAAGGAAAATTGTTAATGCAGTTCCAGCACGACGCCAGACACTTATGTACACTGCTACATGGCCCAAGGAGGTTCGAAAAATTGCTGCTGATTTATTGGTTAATCCAGTTCAAGTGAACATTGGGAATGTGGATGAGCTTGTTGCCAATAAGTCAATTACACAGGTGATAGATTTATTCACCTTCATATTAGCTTTGGTGTACTATATTAAATCGCTCATCGAGTTGTTTATGATTGCAGTTTGTTGAGGTTGTGTCTCCGATGGAGAAAAATAGACGACTGGAGCAAATACTTCGATCTCAAGAACCGAGATCGAAGGTCATCATTTTTTGTTCTACAAAAAAGATGTGTGATCAGTTGGGTCGCAATTTGACCCGACAGTTTTCTGCCGCTGTTATTCATGGAGACAAATCACAGGGTGAGAGAGATTATGTGCTGAATCAGTTTCGTAGTGGCAAGTCTCCGGTGCTTGTAGCAACAGACGTTGCTGCTCGTGGATTAGATATCAAGGATATTAGGTATGAAATTGTATCTACTTCTTAGTGCGATCTTGCCTGCTTACGATGATTGGTGGTCCAGTTGGATGTTGTCTGCACTCTgcaattaaaagattaaaatatacTTGATCAGGAAATTTACTTATTCAAAATGGATTAGTTTCGGTCTATAACCTGATGTCCTAAACTGGACACTCTGAATGCTTCTTTGTGATTCGTTTTAGTTAAAGAAAATATATCCAGTTTTTGCACCATGAAATGACTAGTTCTCTTCAGGTTTTAGATTGGACTTGCCTAAATGGTGGCTGAGTAATATGTTACAGTTGGTTCTTGGTATTGGTTCCCAAACAACTTTTACTGTCTACCCTTGCTGTTTATGATATGTATCAAGCCCGAAAACAGCAATATATTAAGAACACGACAATATGTTGATAATCTGGATAGGCTCCAGTAGCCTGATTCTGGATTAATGCCCCAGCAGCAACCCTAGTTCCTAAGAACAATGATAATATATTTCTCTACCTAAAAACCGTGGCCTATGGCCTTATTTAAATAGACAGACTTCTTAACCTAACTTGACCCactagtaaataataataataactaataatatttaataataatcttagaCGGCCCTTAATCCCCTGACCCATTTGGCCCTTAAATTTCTTCAGCCTGATTCATATCAGTTTACAAGCTGATGCATGCCCTTTCGGTTTTGCTTTATTTGATATTTGGTTGAATGAATGCTGATCTCTCATTAATTCTTTATACAGGGTGGTGATCAACTATGACTTCCCTACGGGGGTTGAGGACTATGTGCATCGAATTGGAAGGACCGGTAGGGCTGGTGCAACTGGAGAGGCTTATACGTTTTTTGGGGACCAGGATGCAAAACATGCCTCTGATCTCATCAAAGTACTGGAAGGGGCAAATCAGCGTGTCCCCACAGAAATTAGAGGTATGGCGTCACGCAGTGTAGGGATGGGTGGCAAGTCTAGGCGTTGGGGACCTGGTCCTGGGTCTAGTTTTGGAGGTGGCCGTGATGGAGGTCGTGGAGGACGATCCAGTTCAGGCTTTGGTGGACGAAGTAGTTTTGGAGGCCGTGATAGGTACCAAAAAAGAAACCTTTTTGATATTATTTAATCACCACTATTTTTTAGTATGCATTTTGACCCTTGTTGACTACAGTAATAGGTTTTCTTCTGGTGGGTACAATAATCACAAGAGCTTCAATGATGGCAATGTGGGTCCTGGAGAGAGGCGGGGCAGGAGCAGAAGTCCACCCAGCAAAGTTGGTTCAGGATGGGGTAGAGCCCGCAGTCGCAGCCCTGAGAGATTTGACAAAGCACCGTTAGCGGCAAGAAACAATGTGAAACCCTCACCTGATGTGTTTCGCCCTCGTTTTCGTCAACCTGGTGGTGATGAAGAGGAAGAAGGTATGATTCGGGAGTAAGCTGATGCTGGTAGCTGCATAGTAACcgagtgttttttattttttaagtcatCGAAACATGGTTTTGAGAAGGTGAAAGAATTCAGTATTAAGTAGGAGAAATGATCTTGGTTCGCTGGTATAATATGTTGAAATTTTAGCAAGCACGATCAATGTCCTAAAAAGGTGGTTGGTTGTGTTTGGTCTCAGACACCTAAACACATTGGTGTCAATGTAATGTAGATGTGTTTGAGAATGAGTGATTAGTGTATTAGTTTGTTGTTGGATGATGGAATCATATGAACTCGTGTACAACATTTAGGTCTTTGTACTATTGGTTTCGTTTAATGTTTGGtcttatatataatctatatatagaaCTGGAACGAATTCTATTATATGTTAGTATTTCGTTCCGTTTGGTTGATGACAGTTGGAGGACTTGAAGACCCATgttaaacattaaaaaactgATTACAAAGCTATAAAGAAATTCCTGGTCTAAAGTTAAATTTAGCACAATGTGCATAGTAGGTTAAATGCCCTCTTCCCCCAACCCAACCCCCCTTCTTGGATCACCAGAGTATCTACAATGTTTAGAAGCTTATGTTTGCTTCAAAGGTTGGTCGTCTGAATGTGCTACACCACACTCAGTTTCTTTCTTAGCACTATTTAGTTTAAATCTTTCTCCAAGACCCCCCTTTGTCTCCTGAACGAGCTCTAGCCAAGACCATCACTAACATTGAAGAGCCCCTGTTCCTCCCATTGGGTGAGGCTGATAGCACCCTCGATGCTAACCAGATTATATTTCTTACAGCTTTTACAGTCTAAACAAGTGACCACATTAACATAATATTAGTAACTCACAAGAATTTATTAGCCTGCATCTTTCATGAGTATGCTGTATGCATAACACAACATCTCTTTATGTAAACCTTCTCATGGAAACTTTTGAGACATTAGAGTGCATATTGAAATCCGCATATTCGGAAATAAATGAAAAGGATAAATTTTTAATACAATCAGCTTTGAAATCATGGAAGGTGTCAACTGTTACGGAAAATACTTTCAGTTATATCCTAAATTTCCTATTTCGCTACCATTTACTAACCAAGATTCTTGCTGTTGGAACATATAATCATTCTTATGATCCATTTAATCCATATTGAGCATTTTCACTTAATGGTTTCTTTAATGAGTTGATCTCTTTAAATGGTTCAACTTCTTGGAGTTGAACAATGAAGACATACAGAGATTATCAGGAACCAATGGATAAAGCGGCAGTTTTTCAACCATTCAACTTTCAGATATTCGGATCAGCCTTCGGAAATTCTCCCAAAGAGGTTTCGTGCTTGAATTTAGTTGAAAACAAGAATCAGAAGACAGGAATCGGCAGGAAAAGCAAGGGCAGAAGGAAGAGTGGGAAAGCTTGGCGGAAACCTCTAATCGTAAAAGGACAGTGGAATCCTGAAGAAGACAGGCATATCTCCTTCGTGTTTAACTTATTTTGCTTATTTACTGTATTCTCAACAGCTATCCATCAAATGTTAATTTTGCAGGTTGTTGGTGCAGCTGGTGATGCAGCATGGAGATAGGAAATGGTCACTTGTTGCCGAAAAGCTTCCTGGAAGGATTGCAAAGCAGTGCAGGGATAGGTGGCAAAACCATTTGAGACCAGATATCACGGTATCCTTTTCAGTCAACAATTTGTTAGCAATAACTCTCAAACCCATAACCACCAGTTTCAAGAAACATGATTAGTGTAAATAGGTTTTAAGGTCTAGTTGCTATTTTTACGGTATTAGATTATGTTCGCAGAATATCGATCACTTGGTTTTATGGGCACCCTTTCTTCATTTGGTCACTTTTGTATACGTCATTATACATCTGCAGAAGAACCCTTTCCAAAAATCAACTGATATGGATGTGAAACCAATGAATGCTTAATGAAGTGGTAGCAATGTTAACGCCTTAAATAAAATTGGGTTGGTTCaggttataaaatatatatggtgggtcaaatgggtaaactTCTTAAACTATAGAAATAcaaagcatgtcaaatgggtcaaaagtgaCTTGAGCTGATATACTTGAACCTTCAAAATAC
The Erigeron canadensis isolate Cc75 chromosome 2, C_canadensis_v1, whole genome shotgun sequence DNA segment above includes these coding regions:
- the LOC122586558 gene encoding DEAD-box ATP-dependent RNA helicase 14-like, yielding MSATATTTATAAPRYAPEDPTLPKPWKGLVDGKTGYLYYWNPETNVTQYEKPSGPKGADKPHKSSAVAISSAVQVQQENGYIDDDDERYGRHSNGGSKLSSGTRGYESTRNGSHYTQNTGALATRPYGSAGGGGGLSPDAYRRKHEITVTGDNVPPPFTSFEDTGFPSELLREVLEAGFSAPTPIQAQSWPVALQSRDIVAIAKTGSGKTLGYLIPGFIHLKRVHKNRQMGPSVLVLSPTRELATQIQVEAVKFGKSSKILCTCLYGGAPKGPQLRDLDRGTDIVVATPGRLNDILEMRKISLSQVTYLVLDEADRMLDMGFEPQIRKIVNAVPARRQTLMYTATWPKEVRKIAADLLVNPVQVNIGNVDELVANKSITQFVEVVSPMEKNRRLEQILRSQEPRSKVIIFCSTKKMCDQLGRNLTRQFSAAVIHGDKSQGERDYVLNQFRSGKSPVLVATDVAARGLDIKDIRVVINYDFPTGVEDYVHRIGRTGRAGATGEAYTFFGDQDAKHASDLIKVLEGANQRVPTEIRGMASRSVGMGGKSRRWGPGPGSSFGGGRDGGRGGRSSSGFGGRSSFGGRDSNRFSSGGYNNHKSFNDGNVGPGERRGRSRSPPSKVGSGWGRARSRSPERFDKAPLAARNNVKPSPDVFRPRFRQPGGDEEEEGMIRE